A window from Cryptomeria japonica chromosome 1, Sugi_1.0, whole genome shotgun sequence encodes these proteins:
- the LOC131026894 gene encoding probable cysteine protease RD19D codes for MENRNFRHISILIISSIFFHWALAHNDFISQVTNQIDENSNWNVRFLFDKFISEHGKGYDGVEEYGMRLRIFEKNLMKAMKNQVLDPTAVHGITPFSDLTEEEFESRYTGLLNVPHNFMNDSPAPEILPVDDLPANFDWRDKGAVSQVKIQGTCGSCWAFSTTGVIEGANFLATGKLLSLSEQQLIDCDHKCDPHNKEACDNGCNGGLMTNAYNYLIEAGGIEEEKTYPYSGAPGECKFRPEMVAVQVQNFTNVPLDENQIAANLVKHGPLAVGLNAAFMQTYIGGVSCPLICSKRFVNHGVLLVGYGERGFTPLRLGYRPYWIIKNSWGKRWGEHGYYKLCRGYGECGMNTMVSAVIATR; via the exons ATGGAGAATCGAAATTTCAGACATATATCTATACTTATAATCTCATCAATATTCTTTCATTGGGCACTTGCCCACAATGACTTTATTTCTCAGGTCACTAATCAAATTGACGAAAACAGTAACTGGAATGTGAGGTTTCTCTTCGACAAATTTATAAGTGAACATGGCAAAGGGTATGACGGTGTAGAAGAGTATGGGATGAGGCTGAGAATATTCGAGAAGAATTTGATGAAGGCAATGAAGAACCAGGTATTGGATCCCACTGCCGTCCATGGGATAACGCCGTTTTCTGATCTGACGGAGGAGGAGTTTGAATCTCGTTACACAGGTTTGCTGAATGTTCCCCACAATTTTATGAATGATTCGCCTGCGCCTGAGATTTTGCCTGTGGATGATTTGCCCGCCAATTTTGATTGGAGAGACAAGGGTGCTGTGTCCCAGGTCAAAATACAG GGAACTTGTGGCTCATGTTGGGCGTTCAGTACCACAGGAGTTATTGAAGGAGCAAACTTTCTTGCCACTGGAAAGCTTTTGAGCCTCAGCGAGCAGCAACTTATTGATTGTGATCACAAG TGTGATCCTCACAACAAAGAGGCTTGTGATAATGGTTGCAATGGGGGATTAATGACAAATGCATACAATTATCTTATTGAAGCTGGAGGCATAGAGGAAGAGAAGACCTATCCATATAGTGGAGCTCCAGGAGAATGCAAATTCAGACCTGAAATGGTAGCTGTGCAAGTCCAAAATTTCACCAATGTCCCTCTTGATGAGAACCAAATTGCTGCTAACCTAGTAAAGCATGGACCTTTGGctg TTGGATTGAATGCAGCATTCATGCAGACATACATTGGGGGAGTTTCTTGTCCTCTAATTTGTAGCAAACGGTTCGTAAATCATGGAGTTTTGCTGGTTGGATATGGAGAAAGAGGGTTCACGCCATTAAGGTTGGGATACAGACCTTACTGGATCATAAAGAACTCATGGGGTAAAAGGTGGGGAGAACATGGGTATTACAAACTTTGTCGTGGGTATGGTGAATGTGGGATGAATACAATGGTGTCTGCAGTGATAGCAACACGATAA